The following are encoded in a window of Cucurbita pepo subsp. pepo cultivar mu-cu-16 chromosome LG12, ASM280686v2, whole genome shotgun sequence genomic DNA:
- the LOC111806366 gene encoding adenosylhomocysteinase-like, with translation MSLIVEKTAGGREYKVKDMSQADFGRLEIELAEVEMPGLMACRTELGPSQPFKGARITGSLHMTIQTAVLIETLTALGAEVRWCSCNIFSTQDHAAAAIARDSAAVFAWKGETLQEYWWCTERALDWGPGGGPDLIVDDGGDATLLIHEGVKAEEIYEKSGVLPDPSSTDNAEFQIVLTIIRDGLKSDPKRYHKMKERLVGVSEETTTGVKRLYQMQASGTLLFPAINVNDSVTKSKFDNLYGCRHSLPDGLMRATDVMIAGKVAVVCGYGDVGKGCASALKQAGARVIVTEIDPICALQALMEGLPVLTLEDVLSEADIFVTTTGNKDIIMVDHMRKMKNNAIVCNIGHFDNEIDMLGLESYPGVKRITIKPQTDRWVFPETNSGIIVLAEGRLMNLGCATGHPSFVMSCSFTNQVIAQLELWNERKSGKYEKKVYVLPKHLDEKVAALHLGKLGARLTKLSKDQADYINVPVEGPYKPAHYRY, from the exons ATGTCTCTAATTGTCGAGAAGACCGCCGGCGGCCGTGAGTACAAGGTCAAGGACATGTCTCAGGCCGACTTCGGCCGCCTCGAGATCGAGCTCGCCGAGGTCGAAATGCCTGGCCTCATGGCTTGCCGTACCGAATTAGGCCCTTCCCAGCCATTCAAGGGAGCTCGCATCACCGGCTCCCTCCACATGACCATCCAGACCGCGGTTCTCATCGAGACCCTCACCGCTCTCGGTGCTGAGGTCCGTTGGTGCTCCTGCAACATTTTCTCCACTCAGGACCATGCCGCTGCCGCGATTGCTCGCGACAGCGCCGCCGTGTTCGCCTGGAAGGGGGAGACACTTCAGGAGTACTGGTGGTGTACCGAGCGCGCCTTGGACTGGGGCCCTGGTGGTGGTCCGGATCTGATTGTTGACGATGGTGGTGATGCTACTCTCTTGATTCACGAGGGAGTTAAGGCTGAGGAGATTTATGAGAAGAGCGGCGTTCTTCCTGATCCTTCTTCTACTGATAACGCTGAGTTTCAGATCGTGTTGACGATTATCAGAGATGGATTGAAATCTGACCCTAAGAGGTATCACAAGATGAAGGAGAGATTGGTTGGTGTTTCGGAAGAGACTACCACCGGTGTTAAGAGGCTTTACCAGATGCAGGCCAGTGGAACCTTGTTGTTCCCTGCCATTAATGTTAATGACTCTGTCACTAAGAGCAAG TTCGATAACTTGTATGGATGCCGACACTCTCTCCCCGATGGTTTGATGAGAGCTACCGATGTCATGATTGCCGGTAAGGTTGCTGTTGTGTGCGGTTATGGAGATGTTGGAAAGGGTTGTGCTTCTGCTCTTAAGCAAGCTGGAGCTCGTGTGATCGTGACCGAGATCGATCCAATTTGTGCCCTCCAGGCTCTTATGGAAGGACTTCCAGTCCTCACATTGGAAGATGTCCTCTCCGAGGCTGATATCTTCGTCACCACCACCGGTAACAAGGATATCATCATGGTCGACCACatgaggaaaatgaagaacaatgcCATTGTCTGCAACATCGGTCACTTTGACAATGAGATCGACATGCTCGGTCTTGAGAGCTACCCTGGTGTGAAGCGTATCACCATCAAGCCTCAAACCGACAGGTGGGTCTTCCCCGAAACCAACTCCGGCATCATCGTGTTGGCCGAGGGTAGACTCATGAACTTGGGTTGTGCCACTGGACACCCCAGCTTTGTCATGTCCTGCTCATTCACAAACCAAGTCATTGCACAGCTCGAGCTCTGGAACGAGAGGAAATCTGGGAAGTATGAGAAGAAGGTTTACGTGTTGCCCAAGCACCTTGATGAGAAGGTGGCTGCCCTTCACCTGGGCAAACTAGGTGCTAGGCTTACCAAGCTCAGCAAGGACCAAGCTGACTACATCAATGTGCCAGTTGAGGGTCCATACAAGCCTGCTCACTACAGGTACTGA
- the LOC111806970 gene encoding uncharacterized protein LOC111806970, translating into MEAIAAAQSFKIRVIPAIMILLHHETSLNRPCCEQDVDNGHRKQGVRGSRNHSRCYYAGRVSRQFLARRRHSAFGKSPHPRCRRSDGVRSVPVPSSELLPVEFAEDFIKMTQFLLVESPQTRGYNFIFAVLVHRLYSF; encoded by the exons ATGGAAGCCATTGCGGCAGCACAAAGCTTCAAAATCAG AGTAATACCAGCGATTATGATTCTCTTGCACCACGAGACGAGCTTGAATCGGCCCTGTTGCGAACAAGACGTCGATAATGGCCATCGTAAACAAGGCGTACGCGGATCAAGAAACCACAGCCGTTGCTACTATGCTGGACGTGTTTCTCGACAGTTTCTGGCTCGGAGAAGGCACTCGGCCTTCGGTAAATCACCTCATCCTCGTTGCCGTCGATCAGACGGCGTACGATCGGTGCCGGTTCCTTCATCTGAACTGCTTCCGGTCGAATTCGCGGAGGATTTCATCAAGATGACTCAGTTTCTCTTGGTTGAAAGTCCTCAAACCCGGGGATACAACTTCATCTTCGCG GTTTTAGTGCATCGACTCTATAGCTTCTAA